A stretch of Mus musculus strain C57BL/6J chromosome 19, GRCm38.p6 C57BL/6J DNA encodes these proteins:
- the Tesmin gene encoding tesmin isoform b (isoform b is encoded by transcript variant 2) has product MEDALLGAMTGPEDELGAELFGSERVFADGLALSPAGGAADRDELPVLADAYLGATEPGEPLLRALSPPPGAEVPAALLGDFPGLPELRSPDDAAPPPAYSVHVLSSLLPGARGPALLPLSAGVRVIPVEIKEAGGSVPGGSPEDAAFQAPLAQESCCKFPSSQEAEEASSCPRKKDSSPMVICQLKGGAQMLCIDNCGARELKALHLLPQYDDQSSFPQSELPKPMTTLVGRLLPVPAKLNLITQVDNGALPSAVNGAAFPSGPALQGPPKITLSG; this is encoded by the exons ATGGAGGACGCGCTGCTCGGCGCCATGACTGGCCCCGAAGACGAGCTGGGCGCCGAGCTGTTCGGGTCAGAGCGTGTGTTCGCGGACGGGCTGGCGCTGAGCCCCGCAGGCGGTGCGGCCGATCGGGATGAGTTGCCGGTTCTGGCCGACGCCTACCTGGGCGCCACCGAGCCAGGGGAGCCGCTGCTGCGTGCGCTCAGCCCCCCGCCGGGCGCTGAGGTACCGGCCGCCCTGCTCGGCGACTTCCCGGGGCTGCCCGAGCTCCGCAGCCCAGACGACGCCGCTCCGCCTCCCGCCTACAGCGTGCACGTGTTATCGTCGTTACTTCCCGGTGCTCGCGGGCCCGCGCTGTTGCCGCTAAGCGCAGGAGTGCGCGTGATCCCA GTTGAAATCAAAGAAGCAGGTGGTAGTGTGCCAGGCGGCAGCCCTGAAGACGCAGCTTTCCAGGCCCCTCTGGCTCAGGAATCCTGTTGCAAGTTCCCAtcatcccaggaggcagaggaggcctcCAGCTGCCCTCGGAAGAAAGACTCCAGCCCCATG GTGATTTGTCAGCTGAAAGGAGGCGCCCAGATGCTCTGCATAGACAACTGTGGCGCGAGGGAGCTCAAAGCGCTCCATCTGCTTCCTCAGTACGATGACCAGAGCAGTTTCCCTCAGTCAG AGCTCCCTAAGCCAATGACAACTTTAGTGGGAAGACTTCTGCCAGTACCAGCGAAGTTAAATCTCATCACACAG GTTGATAATGGAGCTCTCCCATCAGCTGTCAATGGGGCTGCCTTTCCCTCTGGACCTGCTCTGCAAGGGCCACCCAAAATAACTCTGTCTGGGTAA
- the Tesmin gene encoding tesmin isoform a (isoform a is encoded by transcript variant 1): MEDALLGAMTGPEDELGAELFGSERVFADGLALSPAGGAADRDELPVLADAYLGATEPGEPLLRALSPPPGAEVPAALLGDFPGLPELRSPDDAAPPPAYSVHVLSSLLPGARGPALLPLSAGVRVIPVEIKEAGGSVPGGSPEDAAFQAPLAQESCCKFPSSQEAEEASSCPRKKDSSPMVICQLKGGAQMLCIDNCGARELKALHLLPQYDDQSSFPQSELPKPMTTLVGRLLPVPAKLNLITQVDNGALPSAVNGAAFPSGPALQGPPKITLSGYCDCFSSGDFCNSCSCNNLRHELERFKAIKACLDRNPEAFQPKMGKGRLGAAKLRHSKGCNCKRSGCLKNYCECYEAKIMCSSICKCIACKNYEESPERKMLMSTPHYMEPGDFESSHYLSPAKFSGPPKLRKNRQAFSCISWEVVEATCACLLAQGEEAEQEHCSPSLAEQMILEEFGRCLSQILHIEFKSKGLKIE; encoded by the exons ATGGAGGACGCGCTGCTCGGCGCCATGACTGGCCCCGAAGACGAGCTGGGCGCCGAGCTGTTCGGGTCAGAGCGTGTGTTCGCGGACGGGCTGGCGCTGAGCCCCGCAGGCGGTGCGGCCGATCGGGATGAGTTGCCGGTTCTGGCCGACGCCTACCTGGGCGCCACCGAGCCAGGGGAGCCGCTGCTGCGTGCGCTCAGCCCCCCGCCGGGCGCTGAGGTACCGGCCGCCCTGCTCGGCGACTTCCCGGGGCTGCCCGAGCTCCGCAGCCCAGACGACGCCGCTCCGCCTCCCGCCTACAGCGTGCACGTGTTATCGTCGTTACTTCCCGGTGCTCGCGGGCCCGCGCTGTTGCCGCTAAGCGCAGGAGTGCGCGTGATCCCA GTTGAAATCAAAGAAGCAGGTGGTAGTGTGCCAGGCGGCAGCCCTGAAGACGCAGCTTTCCAGGCCCCTCTGGCTCAGGAATCCTGTTGCAAGTTCCCAtcatcccaggaggcagaggaggcctcCAGCTGCCCTCGGAAGAAAGACTCCAGCCCCATG GTGATTTGTCAGCTGAAAGGAGGCGCCCAGATGCTCTGCATAGACAACTGTGGCGCGAGGGAGCTCAAAGCGCTCCATCTGCTTCCTCAGTACGATGACCAGAGCAGTTTCCCTCAGTCAG AGCTCCCTAAGCCAATGACAACTTTAGTGGGAAGACTTCTGCCAGTACCAGCGAAGTTAAATCTCATCACACAG GTTGATAATGGAGCTCTCCCATCAGCTGTCAATGGGGCTGCCTTTCCCTCTGGACCTGCTCTGCAAGGGCCACCCAAAATAACTCTGTCTGG GTACTGTGACTGCTTCTCCAGCGGGGACTTCTGCAACAGCTGCAGCTGCAACAACCTGCGCCATGAGCTCGAGCGCTTCAAAGCCATAAAG GCGTGTCTTGATAGAAATCCTGAAGCTTTCCAACCAAAAATGGGGAAAGGCCGTCTGGGAGCTGCTAAACTTCGACACAGCAAAGGGTGCAACTGTAAGCGCTCAGGCTGCCTGAAGAACTACTGTGAGTGCTATGAG GCCAAAATCATGTGTTCTTCCATTTGCAAATGCATTGCTTGCAAAAACTATGAAGAAAGTCCAGAACGAAAAATGCTGATGAGCACACCCCACTACATGGAGCCTGGGGACTTTGAGAGCAGCCATTATTTGTCCCCAGCCAAGTTCTCAGGACCTCCAAAACTGAGAAAAAATAG GCAGGCCTTCTCCTGTATCTCCTGGGAAGTAGTGGAGGCCACATGTGCCTGCCTGCTGGCCCAGGGTGAGGAAGCAGAGCAGGAGCACTGTTCCCCAAGCTTGGCTGAGCAGATGATCCTGGAGGAGTTTGGAAGGTGCCTGTCGCAGATTCTCCACATCGAGTTCAAGTCCAAGGGGCTGAAAATTGAGTAG
- the Tesmin gene encoding tesmin isoform c (isoform c is encoded by transcript variant 4) has protein sequence MVICQLKGGAQMLCIDNCGARELKALHLLPQYDDQSSFPQSELPKPMTTLVGRLLPVPAKLNLITQVDNGALPSAVNGAAFPSGPALQGPPKITLSGYCDCFSSGDFCNSCSCNNLRHELERFKAIKACLDRNPEAFQPKMGKGRLGAAKLRHSKGCNCKRSGCLKNYCECYEAKIMCSSICKCIACKNYEESPERKMLMSTPHYMEPGDFESSHYLSPAKFSGPPKLRKNRQAFSCISWEVVEATCACLLAQGEEAEQEHCSPSLAEQMILEEFGRCLSQILHIEFKSKGLKIE, from the exons ATG GTGATTTGTCAGCTGAAAGGAGGCGCCCAGATGCTCTGCATAGACAACTGTGGCGCGAGGGAGCTCAAAGCGCTCCATCTGCTTCCTCAGTACGATGACCAGAGCAGTTTCCCTCAGTCAG AGCTCCCTAAGCCAATGACAACTTTAGTGGGAAGACTTCTGCCAGTACCAGCGAAGTTAAATCTCATCACACAG GTTGATAATGGAGCTCTCCCATCAGCTGTCAATGGGGCTGCCTTTCCCTCTGGACCTGCTCTGCAAGGGCCACCCAAAATAACTCTGTCTGG GTACTGTGACTGCTTCTCCAGCGGGGACTTCTGCAACAGCTGCAGCTGCAACAACCTGCGCCATGAGCTCGAGCGCTTCAAAGCCATAAAG GCGTGTCTTGATAGAAATCCTGAAGCTTTCCAACCAAAAATGGGGAAAGGCCGTCTGGGAGCTGCTAAACTTCGACACAGCAAAGGGTGCAACTGTAAGCGCTCAGGCTGCCTGAAGAACTACTGTGAGTGCTATGAG GCCAAAATCATGTGTTCTTCCATTTGCAAATGCATTGCTTGCAAAAACTATGAAGAAAGTCCAGAACGAAAAATGCTGATGAGCACACCCCACTACATGGAGCCTGGGGACTTTGAGAGCAGCCATTATTTGTCCCCAGCCAAGTTCTCAGGACCTCCAAAACTGAGAAAAAATAG GCAGGCCTTCTCCTGTATCTCCTGGGAAGTAGTGGAGGCCACATGTGCCTGCCTGCTGGCCCAGGGTGAGGAAGCAGAGCAGGAGCACTGTTCCCCAAGCTTGGCTGAGCAGATGATCCTGGAGGAGTTTGGAAGGTGCCTGTCGCAGATTCTCCACATCGAGTTCAAGTCCAAGGGGCTGAAAATTGAGTAG